In the genome of Salinispirillum sp. LH 10-3-1, one region contains:
- a CDS encoding VOC family protein, producing the protein MKQSLGLVSLVVRDYDEAIAFFVDTLGFRLVEDLDVPEQSKRWVVVSPPGATESQLLLARASTPEQEDRVGSQTGGRVFLFLYTDDFWRDYERYKAKGVEFVREPKQEPYGTVAVFLDLYGNMWDLLQPTASHLAGRNANV; encoded by the coding sequence ATGAAACAATCACTCGGCCTCGTGTCCCTTGTTGTGCGTGACTACGATGAAGCCATCGCGTTCTTCGTCGATACGCTCGGTTTCAGGCTTGTTGAGGACTTAGACGTGCCTGAACAATCCAAACGGTGGGTGGTTGTTTCGCCGCCGGGTGCCACAGAGAGCCAACTTCTGCTTGCGCGCGCTTCAACTCCGGAGCAAGAAGACCGAGTTGGCAGCCAGACGGGTGGGCGGGTGTTCCTCTTCTTGTACACCGATGACTTTTGGCGCGACTATGAGCGCTACAAAGCAAAAGGTGTGGAGTTTGTTCGGGAGCCAAAGCAGGAGCCGTATGGGACAGTGGCGGTGTTTCTCGATCTCTACGGCAACATGTGGGATTTGCTTCAACCGACGGCATCACATCTTGCTGGCCGGAATGCAAACGTCTAA
- a CDS encoding IS110 family transposase: MLYVQGEWSEMVAYVGIDVSKSKIDLCWLRDATGKKVKTKVFKNSDFHLISQWLAKSIDMSPESVHITLEATGVYHEGLVYHLHEQGYRVFVANPGKANLFAKSHGMTHKTDKSDAKLLAKYGASEPANLHRWEPDPPEVRELKAISRRLHALEKDRQRETNRLESSQISGASLRVTDSIHAMIGKLDDEIERLKQDIDDRIKKDPVLATNHELLGSIKGIGGVMQRELVCLFARKRFCTAKQVAAYLGLIPRLWESGVLKGKTTLSKTGPSYLRAKLYMAAVAASQHNPDIKKQKNRLLAQGKSRMAALGAAMRKLVQICFGVIKNQQPYQPQAV, translated from the coding sequence ATGCTGTATGTACAAGGGGAGTGGAGCGAGATGGTTGCTTACGTTGGTATTGATGTCAGCAAAAGCAAAATTGACCTGTGCTGGTTGCGCGACGCAACGGGCAAAAAAGTAAAAACGAAAGTGTTTAAGAACAGTGACTTTCACCTGATCAGTCAGTGGCTAGCGAAGTCGATTGATATGAGCCCAGAGTCCGTTCATATCACACTGGAAGCCACCGGTGTTTATCACGAAGGCCTCGTGTATCACCTGCATGAACAAGGCTATCGGGTGTTTGTAGCCAACCCCGGAAAGGCAAATCTGTTTGCCAAGTCTCATGGTATGACGCACAAGACCGATAAGTCTGATGCAAAACTGCTGGCAAAGTACGGTGCCAGTGAGCCTGCCAACTTACATCGCTGGGAGCCGGATCCGCCAGAAGTGCGAGAGCTGAAAGCTATTTCACGGCGGTTACATGCACTAGAAAAAGACCGTCAGCGTGAGACTAATCGACTGGAAAGCAGTCAGATATCCGGCGCATCACTGCGAGTGACTGACTCCATTCACGCGATGATCGGCAAATTGGATGACGAGATTGAGCGTCTGAAACAAGACATTGATGATCGGATTAAAAAAGACCCTGTGCTGGCAACGAATCACGAGCTACTGGGGAGCATCAAAGGTATTGGCGGCGTCATGCAGCGCGAACTGGTCTGCCTTTTTGCGCGCAAGCGCTTCTGTACGGCGAAACAAGTAGCGGCTTATCTCGGGCTGATCCCTCGACTGTGGGAGTCTGGAGTGCTCAAAGGCAAAACGACACTCAGTAAAACAGGCCCTTCCTACTTGCGTGCCAAGCTGTACATGGCGGCGGTGGCGGCAAGCCAGCACAACCCGGACATTAAGAAACAGAAAAATCGCCTGCTCGCACAAGGAAAGAGCAGGATGGCCGCCTTAGGAGCGGCCATGCGTAAGCTGGTTCAGATCTGCTTTGGCGTGATAAAGAACCAGCAACCCTATCAACCTCAGGCGGTTTAG
- the betA gene encoding choline dehydrogenase gives MTFDQTHDYIIVGTGSAGCVLANRLSEDADARVLVLEAGRKDDTWKIHMPAALMYNLKGDRYNWYYHTEPQEHMNNRKLYWPRGKVWGGGSSLNAMVYIRGHAYDYDRWAEEGADGWRYADILPYFRKAETREQGADDYRGGEGPLNVHTGDEPNPLFDAFLQATQQAGYPATEDMNGFQQEGFGKMDMTIKQGKRWNTAQAYLRPVLARPNLKAEVGAMVTRVLFEGQRAVGVEYQQNGKTVRVRAEREVILSGGAINSPQLLMLSGIGPAEDLKALGIEVKQDLPGVGQNLQDHLELYVQQACTQPITLYKYTTQPGMALSGMQWFINNDWGACRTAHLEAGGFIRSEPGVRHPDIQYHFLPSQVIDHGRKNPELHAYQAHVGPMRPTSTGFLKLRSSDPTEHPLIQPNLLSTERDRWEMRQSVKLTREIFAQDAFKPFRGEEYLPGKDVQTDQEIDAFVRAHADSAYHPSCTCKMGAASDPMAVVDAEARVFGIEGLRVVDASIMPSIVSGNLNAPTIMLAEKCADHIRGRTPLAPSNAPVWEHPEYQTAQR, from the coding sequence ATGACATTTGATCAAACTCACGACTACATCATCGTTGGCACCGGCTCTGCGGGTTGCGTGCTGGCTAACCGCCTATCGGAAGACGCCGACGCACGCGTGCTGGTATTAGAAGCAGGACGCAAAGACGATACGTGGAAAATCCACATGCCTGCCGCCCTGATGTACAACCTCAAGGGCGACCGCTACAACTGGTACTACCACACCGAACCGCAAGAACACATGAACAACCGCAAGCTGTATTGGCCGCGCGGCAAGGTGTGGGGCGGTGGTTCATCCTTGAACGCCATGGTGTACATTCGCGGCCACGCGTACGACTACGACCGATGGGCCGAGGAAGGCGCGGACGGTTGGCGTTATGCCGATATCCTGCCGTACTTTCGCAAAGCCGAAACCCGCGAACAGGGTGCGGACGACTATCGCGGTGGTGAAGGCCCGTTGAACGTGCACACGGGCGACGAGCCCAACCCGCTGTTTGATGCGTTCTTACAGGCGACTCAGCAAGCGGGCTACCCGGCGACCGAGGACATGAACGGTTTCCAGCAGGAAGGCTTCGGCAAGATGGACATGACCATCAAACAAGGCAAGCGTTGGAACACCGCGCAAGCCTATTTGCGTCCGGTATTGGCACGCCCGAATTTGAAGGCGGAAGTCGGTGCCATGGTCACCCGCGTGCTGTTTGAAGGTCAGCGTGCAGTGGGTGTGGAATACCAGCAGAACGGCAAAACCGTGCGCGTGCGCGCTGAACGCGAAGTAATTCTGTCGGGTGGTGCGATCAATTCGCCTCAACTGCTGATGCTGTCTGGCATTGGCCCCGCTGAAGACTTAAAAGCGCTGGGCATCGAGGTCAAACAAGACCTGCCCGGTGTAGGGCAGAACCTGCAAGACCACCTTGAGCTGTACGTGCAACAAGCCTGTACGCAGCCCATCACCCTGTACAAATACACCACCCAGCCGGGCATGGCGTTGTCGGGTATGCAGTGGTTCATCAATAACGATTGGGGCGCATGCCGTACCGCGCACTTGGAAGCGGGCGGTTTCATTCGCTCTGAGCCCGGCGTGCGTCACCCGGACATTCAGTACCACTTTCTGCCGTCGCAGGTGATCGACCACGGGCGCAAAAACCCCGAGCTGCACGCGTACCAAGCCCACGTGGGGCCAATGCGTCCTACCAGCACGGGCTTTTTGAAGTTGCGTTCGAGCGACCCGACCGAGCATCCATTGATTCAGCCTAACCTGCTGAGCACCGAGCGTGACCGCTGGGAAATGCGCCAGTCGGTGAAGCTCACGCGCGAGATCTTTGCTCAAGACGCGTTCAAACCTTTTCGGGGCGAGGAATACCTGCCCGGTAAAGATGTGCAGACCGACCAAGAAATTGATGCCTTCGTGCGTGCACACGCCGACAGTGCTTACCACCCTTCGTGTACCTGCAAAATGGGCGCAGCCAGTGACCCTATGGCGGTGGTGGATGCCGAAGCGCGGGTGTTTGGTATTGAAGGCTTACGCGTCGTCGACGCCAGTATTATGCCCAGCATTGTGAGCGGCAACTTAAATGCCCCCACCATTATGCTGGCCGAAAAATGCGCGGACCACATTCGTGGCCGTACGCCTTTGGCGCCATCTAATGCACCCGTTTGGGAACACCCGGAGTACCAGACGGCGCAGCGATAA
- a CDS encoding VapC toxin family PIN domain ribonuclease, with protein sequence MGDLIFLQILKGIRDDREYHTTKQSLMTLDQLELFGKGMPEQCAENYRTLRKKGITVRKTTDVIIATFCIEQRIPLLFTDRDFIPFVDHLGLISALPET encoded by the coding sequence ATGGGAGATTTGATCTTTCTTCAAATTCTTAAAGGTATCAGAGACGACCGTGAGTACCATACAACCAAGCAAAGCCTAATGACGCTGGACCAACTCGAGTTGTTTGGCAAAGGCATGCCGGAGCAGTGCGCCGAGAACTACCGCACACTGCGCAAAAAGGGAATTACTGTTCGAAAAACTACGGACGTCATTATTGCGACCTTTTGCATTGAGCAGCGAATACCTTTGCTGTTCACTGATCGCGATTTCATTCCGTTTGTTGATCATCTTGGGCTTATCTCGGCGCTTCCGGAAACGTAA
- a CDS encoding AAA family ATPase, whose product MLSLLQEILNWSQDLPAWQSDAVARLLARQTLTAEDQDDLFALLKAANGIPDPKGRKPNPLTADEIPAPVKATTHVELLAMKNMRHVNAIAENQRLSFSPDGMTVIYGDNGSGKSGYSRVLKRACRARDQMEAIHPNAALPASQTGKAEAVFEIKIDGSAQDAHWTDGKAAPAALSSFAIFDSHCARAYLDSEDDFSYVPYGLDVFERLAKVCKHLKTAIETEHTQSAADLTAFVPLHGDTAVGKLISGLSARTTQAQIETLATLSQEDLAQHEALDKSLKENNPKEKAIQLRLRARRVAAISTNAINKGALVDHTVVARLRKLADSYRTAQSAAALAATQFTEGESLLRGTGGEAWRELFDAARKFAAESHPDKAFPELGTDSPCPLCQQPLAEGAARLQRFESFIQAEAEKSAQERRLALYAEYKPFIANVLTLNIDDVTYGEIEGLDPQLANDVKVFDQSLVARQEAIKAAVISHEWEGTEQALANPSARLQVLADKLNAEAEILERASDEKARAAVQKQFIELDARVRLSQVKDAVLLAVSRLDHQAKLKQCLSGVKTNSISRKASELAEKVVSNELAEALNREFKELGVGMLRVSLQSRSDRGKALHKLKLELPQSRNPGEILSEGEQRAIAIGSFLAEVGLSDGKGGIVFDDPVSSLDHRRRERVAKRLAQEAAQRQVIVFTHDIYFLCLLAEEAKIATVPIATQSLTRRAEGFGMADPELPFEGKSTSKRIKALKAQHQTIAKLHRDGEEQEHQRQTVDAYFRLRMTWERAVEEVLLREVILRFRKGVETQRLAGVVVEDGDYAKVYAGMSKCSNYAHDKALQGGIAVPDPDELLADIMELDAWREGIERRGKMTAQKRKA is encoded by the coding sequence ATGTTGTCGCTACTGCAAGAAATACTGAATTGGTCGCAGGATCTTCCGGCATGGCAAAGTGATGCGGTAGCACGTTTGCTGGCTAGACAGACCCTAACAGCAGAAGACCAAGATGATCTATTTGCGCTACTGAAAGCTGCGAATGGTATTCCCGACCCAAAAGGGCGGAAGCCCAATCCGCTAACGGCCGATGAGATCCCTGCACCAGTGAAAGCGACAACTCACGTTGAACTGCTTGCAATGAAGAATATGCGTCATGTCAACGCGATTGCAGAAAATCAGCGCCTGTCGTTTAGTCCCGATGGGATGACAGTTATATATGGTGACAACGGTTCAGGAAAATCAGGATACTCACGCGTGCTCAAACGCGCATGCCGTGCCCGCGATCAGATGGAAGCAATTCATCCGAACGCCGCTCTACCTGCAAGCCAAACGGGGAAAGCCGAAGCCGTATTCGAAATAAAAATTGATGGTTCGGCACAAGATGCGCACTGGACTGACGGCAAAGCGGCTCCAGCAGCGCTGTCGTCTTTCGCGATCTTTGATTCGCACTGCGCGCGTGCCTACCTAGATAGTGAAGATGACTTTTCTTACGTGCCCTACGGGCTAGATGTGTTCGAGCGACTTGCGAAGGTCTGTAAACATCTGAAGACTGCGATAGAAACCGAGCATACTCAGTCTGCCGCAGACCTTACAGCTTTCGTGCCGCTCCACGGCGACACCGCCGTTGGCAAACTGATTTCAGGACTATCGGCCAGAACGACGCAAGCCCAAATCGAAACATTGGCGACGCTTTCGCAGGAAGATTTAGCCCAACATGAGGCTCTAGATAAGAGTTTGAAGGAAAACAATCCGAAGGAAAAGGCGATTCAATTGCGTCTGCGTGCTCGCCGAGTTGCCGCCATTTCAACAAACGCAATAAACAAGGGCGCGCTGGTAGATCATACGGTGGTAGCCAGATTGCGCAAGCTGGCAGACAGTTATCGCACTGCGCAGTCAGCCGCCGCACTTGCAGCTACGCAGTTTACGGAAGGTGAAAGTTTGCTACGTGGCACTGGGGGAGAGGCTTGGCGTGAGCTGTTCGACGCCGCTCGGAAGTTTGCGGCAGAGTCCCATCCGGACAAGGCCTTTCCAGAACTGGGAACCGATTCACCTTGTCCGCTATGCCAGCAACCTCTTGCCGAGGGCGCCGCCCGTTTACAGCGTTTTGAGTCCTTCATTCAAGCTGAGGCAGAGAAAAGCGCCCAAGAGCGTCGACTAGCTCTGTACGCAGAGTACAAGCCGTTCATCGCGAACGTTCTGACTTTGAATATTGACGATGTGACTTACGGTGAGATCGAAGGCTTGGACCCGCAACTCGCGAATGATGTCAAAGTCTTTGACCAATCGCTGGTCGCTCGCCAGGAAGCCATCAAGGCTGCGGTAATCTCCCACGAATGGGAAGGTACCGAACAAGCGTTGGCCAACCCATCTGCGCGACTTCAAGTGCTAGCTGACAAGTTGAATGCCGAGGCTGAGATTCTTGAAAGAGCATCCGACGAAAAGGCGCGTGCTGCAGTTCAAAAGCAGTTCATTGAACTAGATGCGCGAGTGCGCTTGAGTCAGGTCAAGGATGCTGTGCTCTTGGCGGTCAGCCGGCTGGATCACCAGGCCAAACTTAAGCAGTGCCTGTCGGGTGTCAAGACAAATTCCATTTCGCGAAAAGCATCAGAGTTGGCCGAAAAGGTTGTGTCCAACGAACTAGCTGAAGCACTCAACCGCGAATTCAAGGAGTTAGGCGTAGGTATGCTTCGCGTTTCGCTACAAAGCCGCTCCGACAGGGGTAAGGCTTTGCACAAACTAAAACTTGAATTACCACAAAGTCGTAACCCTGGTGAAATTCTTAGTGAAGGAGAGCAGCGGGCAATAGCGATAGGTTCTTTTCTGGCCGAGGTCGGGTTAAGTGATGGAAAGGGCGGTATTGTATTTGACGACCCGGTGTCCTCTCTAGACCATCGCCGCCGTGAGCGAGTAGCAAAGCGACTAGCGCAAGAAGCCGCACAGCGTCAGGTCATCGTATTTACCCATGATATTTATTTCCTCTGTCTGCTGGCCGAGGAAGCAAAAATTGCAACCGTACCTATTGCCACACAGAGCTTGACACGCCGTGCTGAGGGATTCGGGATGGCCGATCCAGAGCTCCCTTTCGAGGGGAAAAGCACTAGTAAGCGGATTAAGGCCCTTAAAGCTCAGCATCAAACTATAGCCAAGCTGCACAGGGACGGCGAAGAGCAAGAGCATCAAAGACAAACAGTTGATGCTTATTTCCGGCTCCGTATGACGTGGGAGCGGGCAGTCGAGGAAGTTCTATTGCGCGAGGTTATCCTGCGATTCCGGAAAGGCGTTGAAACACAGCGACTTGCTGGTGTCGTTGTTGAAGATGGTGATTATGCAAAAGTCTATGCTGGCATGAGCAAGTGTTCGAACTACGCACATGATAAGGCCCTGCAAGGCGGCATTGCTGTTCCAGACCCCGACGAACTACTTGCTGATATTATGGAATTGGATGCTTGGCGAGAGGGTATCGAGAGGAGAGGAAAGATGACGGCACAGAAACGCAAGGCTTGA
- a CDS encoding AAA family ATPase: MKLRLENIKGIGLLEFSVPPAGVWVLTGRNGTGKSTLLAALLRIRNSYAFQRYYQTSPMAHRVDLYENASVTYEINNRSVTYRYGGQRWRARPRSNAIIFDDFPYPSIEYLEANSDRIEPFADEISHNRFRDAGQDLKDFICEVLDDDKWSELKYLNTRRGTGNLAYLIPYRTHARAPWHYYSEKSFSLGELCVLRLAQRLSNVRNGSLILIDEIEMALHPQAQIRLLEALNRVAQTKRLTVVFSTHSASIIKSAMRSQLIHLSEAQGGEIQVTQKPYPAQILGEVAFDDELNVDFVFFVEDKQAKILLEQIVQRYLQVANLEIRYQPLFKIVPVGGFVQVLEFLNASSQIFPAHVRRHAVLDQDVQTESLAEARRSGNQQLLNLFNRAHGNLSYLPCTPECGITSMIESGQMQAQLRASFAGHVVNFGRLVQTQDYLLRTSANPREQAKRRTNYLVEHVEAATGMDAVQIRRKLYSAYTEHRYATAVGDLHQFLGPVFNAR; this comes from the coding sequence ATGAAGCTTCGACTCGAAAACATTAAAGGCATCGGCCTTCTTGAGTTCTCAGTACCTCCCGCTGGTGTGTGGGTGTTAACTGGGAGAAATGGAACTGGCAAATCAACGCTGCTAGCGGCATTGCTTCGAATCCGGAACTCGTACGCTTTTCAACGCTACTATCAGACAAGCCCAATGGCGCACCGGGTTGATTTATACGAGAACGCGTCGGTGACCTATGAGATAAACAACCGTTCTGTGACGTATCGGTACGGTGGACAACGGTGGCGAGCAAGGCCTCGATCTAATGCGATCATCTTTGATGATTTTCCATATCCGTCAATTGAGTATCTTGAAGCCAACTCGGATCGCATTGAACCGTTCGCCGATGAGATTAGCCACAACCGATTTCGGGATGCGGGGCAAGATCTGAAGGATTTCATTTGCGAAGTTCTGGATGACGATAAATGGAGTGAATTGAAGTATCTCAATACGAGGCGAGGAACGGGAAATCTGGCATATCTGATTCCGTATCGAACTCATGCTCGGGCGCCCTGGCATTACTATTCCGAGAAGAGCTTTAGCTTGGGGGAGCTCTGCGTGCTGAGGCTTGCGCAGAGGCTGTCCAATGTGCGAAATGGAAGTTTGATTTTGATTGATGAAATCGAGATGGCACTGCACCCACAAGCCCAAATTAGGCTCTTAGAAGCTCTGAATAGGGTCGCGCAGACGAAGCGACTGACGGTGGTTTTTTCAACGCACTCTGCATCAATAATCAAATCAGCTATGCGTTCCCAGCTGATTCATCTTTCTGAGGCTCAAGGAGGTGAGATTCAGGTCACGCAAAAGCCATATCCGGCACAAATTTTGGGTGAAGTTGCCTTTGATGACGAATTGAATGTGGATTTTGTCTTTTTTGTCGAAGACAAACAGGCCAAGATTCTCTTGGAACAAATAGTTCAAAGATACCTTCAGGTAGCGAATCTAGAGATTCGCTACCAGCCTCTTTTTAAGATTGTTCCTGTGGGCGGTTTTGTTCAGGTTCTTGAGTTTCTCAATGCATCCTCACAAATATTTCCTGCTCATGTACGCCGGCATGCGGTATTGGACCAAGACGTTCAAACTGAGTCTTTGGCCGAAGCCCGGCGTTCAGGTAATCAGCAGTTGTTAAATTTGTTCAATCGAGCTCACGGAAACCTCAGTTATTTGCCTTGCACCCCAGAGTGCGGAATCACATCCATGATCGAAAGTGGACAGATGCAGGCCCAGCTTCGTGCAAGTTTCGCAGGCCACGTCGTGAACTTTGGGAGATTGGTTCAAACGCAGGATTACCTTTTAAGAACGAGTGCAAACCCCAGGGAACAAGCCAAGCGGCGTACCAATTATCTAGTTGAGCATGTAGAGGCCGCTACAGGTATGGATGCGGTACAAATTAGGCGAAAGCTCTATAGCGCGTATACAGAGCACAGATATGCGACGGCGGTGGGAGATCTCCATCAATTCCTTGGCCCAGTGTTCAATGCCCGGTAA
- the betB gene encoding betaine-aldehyde dehydrogenase codes for MSDLTLHSWVNGAPLPNTNGDTFAVINPATGAELYQVEQADESVMAAAIESAQQGFEVWSKTPAIERARILRRAADLLREHNDRLAAIEVLDTGKPWQEASVVDVMTGADAIEFFAGEAPGMEGNSQPIGNDFYYTRREPLGICAGIGAWNYPLQIACWKAAPALAAGNSMIFKPSEETPRGALELAMIFQQAGLPDGVFNVVQGDYRVGQMLTAAPEIAKVSFTGEAGTGRTVMGDAAKTLKSVTMELGGKSPLIIFDDADLENAVSGAMLGNFYTQGEICTNGTRVFVQRGIYDAFLQRLLERTRNNVVAGDPMHPDTNFGALISAGHLEKVLGFIEQGKAEGATCAIGGERLTAGALADGYFVAPTVFTDCTDDMTIVQEEIFGPVMTVLVFDDENEVIERANDTEYGLAAGVFTRDIQRAHRVIHQLEAGICWINAYGNSPAEMPVGGYKLSGLGRENGRETLTHYTQIKSIYVGLGDIDAPF; via the coding sequence ATGTCTGACCTCACCCTGCACTCTTGGGTTAATGGCGCGCCCTTACCAAACACTAACGGCGATACCTTTGCTGTCATCAACCCGGCTACGGGTGCTGAGCTGTATCAAGTTGAGCAAGCCGACGAATCAGTAATGGCTGCGGCCATTGAGTCCGCACAGCAAGGCTTTGAGGTGTGGTCAAAAACGCCTGCTATTGAACGTGCCCGCATTCTGCGCCGCGCCGCCGACTTGCTGCGCGAGCACAATGATCGCTTGGCCGCCATAGAGGTGCTGGATACCGGTAAACCTTGGCAAGAAGCCAGCGTGGTCGATGTAATGACGGGCGCGGACGCGATCGAGTTCTTTGCCGGTGAAGCACCGGGAATGGAAGGCAACAGCCAGCCCATCGGCAACGACTTCTACTACACGCGGCGCGAGCCCTTGGGTATTTGCGCGGGCATCGGTGCATGGAACTACCCGTTACAAATCGCTTGCTGGAAAGCCGCACCGGCGCTCGCGGCGGGCAACAGCATGATCTTCAAGCCTTCGGAAGAAACGCCACGCGGTGCCCTTGAGCTGGCCATGATCTTCCAACAAGCAGGCTTGCCCGACGGTGTGTTCAACGTGGTACAGGGTGACTACCGAGTGGGCCAGATGCTGACCGCCGCGCCAGAAATCGCCAAGGTGTCTTTCACCGGTGAAGCCGGTACGGGTCGCACGGTGATGGGAGACGCGGCGAAAACACTGAAGTCGGTAACGATGGAGCTGGGCGGCAAGTCACCGCTGATCATCTTTGACGACGCAGACTTGGAAAACGCCGTGTCGGGCGCCATGCTCGGTAACTTCTACACCCAGGGCGAAATCTGTACCAATGGTACGCGGGTATTTGTGCAACGCGGCATTTACGACGCGTTCTTGCAGCGCTTGTTAGAACGCACCCGAAACAATGTGGTGGCGGGCGACCCCATGCACCCCGACACCAACTTCGGCGCACTGATTTCAGCCGGGCATCTAGAAAAGGTGTTGGGCTTTATTGAACAAGGTAAAGCGGAAGGTGCTACCTGCGCCATCGGTGGTGAACGCTTAACTGCGGGTGCATTGGCCGACGGGTATTTTGTAGCTCCCACGGTGTTCACCGACTGCACCGACGACATGACCATTGTGCAGGAAGAGATTTTTGGCCCGGTGATGACGGTACTGGTATTTGACGACGAGAACGAAGTCATCGAGCGCGCCAACGACACCGAATACGGCTTGGCCGCCGGGGTGTTCACGCGTGACATTCAACGCGCCCACCGGGTTATTCATCAGCTGGAAGCCGGAATTTGTTGGATCAACGCTTACGGCAATTCACCCGCCGAAATGCCGGTTGGCGGCTACAAGCTGTCTGGTTTGGGCCGCGAGAACGGCCGTGAAACCCTGACCCATTACACCCAGATCAAGTCCATTTATGTGGGCTTGGGCGATATCGACGCGCCCTTTTAA
- a CDS encoding GNAT family N-acetyltransferase, protein MINLREYRDSDIPLFVEYLSNPRVTRYLTSSIPESYSEADARWWVNEGSKDSIVKAIEYDGVFVGTIGVKPGSFERAHCGEIGYWLGEAHWGKGIATQAISAMTDTMFQTTKMVRLFAPVFAPNEASKRVLVKSGYHEEAVQEKACFKHGVFYNSHIYVKIKR, encoded by the coding sequence ATGATCAATCTCCGTGAGTATCGTGACAGCGACATACCCTTGTTTGTGGAGTATTTGAGTAATCCACGTGTCACCAGATACTTAACATCCAGTATTCCTGAGTCCTACTCCGAGGCTGATGCGCGGTGGTGGGTCAACGAAGGTTCGAAGGACAGTATCGTCAAGGCGATCGAGTATGACGGCGTGTTCGTGGGTACGATTGGTGTGAAGCCGGGTTCGTTTGAGCGTGCGCACTGCGGCGAGATCGGCTACTGGCTGGGTGAGGCGCACTGGGGAAAGGGCATTGCCACTCAGGCCATTTCTGCGATGACAGACACCATGTTTCAAACGACAAAAATGGTTCGTTTGTTTGCGCCGGTGTTCGCGCCCAATGAGGCGTCGAAAAGGGTCTTGGTAAAAAGTGGTTACCATGAGGAAGCTGTTCAGGAAAAGGCCTGCTTCAAACACGGCGTTTTTTACAACAGCCATATCTACGTCAAGATAAAGAGGTAG
- the betI gene encoding transcriptional regulator BetI: MPRIDIEPIRRRQLINAVLEVIGEYGFQGTTMGRISAQSGMSVGIVSHYFGGKQGLLEAAMRHLLTELHQDLMSNIAARSSSPRDRLMAIVETNFSSVQTNPKAARTWLVFWSQSVHDPELARLQQVNERRLYANLVYSLRPLLPESWLRGTAQTIAALIDGFWLRAALSEGRIDSEQAMRLCKAYIDQVLADGQKHRSV; the protein is encoded by the coding sequence ATGCCACGCATTGATATTGAGCCCATTCGCCGCCGCCAGTTGATTAATGCGGTGTTGGAAGTGATCGGTGAGTACGGTTTTCAGGGCACTACCATGGGCCGCATCAGTGCACAGTCTGGTATGTCGGTGGGCATTGTCAGCCACTATTTCGGCGGTAAGCAGGGTTTGCTCGAAGCAGCCATGCGCCACTTGTTGACTGAGTTGCACCAAGACCTTATGAGCAACATTGCGGCGCGTTCCAGTTCGCCGCGTGACCGCCTGATGGCGATTGTTGAAACGAATTTTTCCAGCGTGCAGACCAATCCAAAAGCTGCGCGTACTTGGTTGGTATTTTGGTCGCAGTCGGTACACGACCCCGAGCTGGCGCGCTTACAGCAGGTGAACGAACGCCGCCTGTACGCCAACCTGGTTTACTCATTACGCCCGCTGCTGCCCGAAAGCTGGCTGCGTGGCACCGCACAAACCATCGCGGCTTTGATCGACGGGTTTTGGTTACGCGCGGCATTGAGTGAAGGCCGTATTGATTCCGAGCAGGCCATGCGCCTGTGTAAAGCCTATATTGATCAGGTGCTGGCCGACGGCCAAAAGCACCGGTCTGTCTGA
- a CDS encoding DUF4287 domain-containing protein: protein MSTEKQIKGPASYFPSIEAKYGFPIKHWLDLLATQNELRHMEMVAWLKSEHGLGHGHANALVAHFRSQNGT from the coding sequence ATGTCCACTGAGAAACAAATTAAGGGGCCAGCGTCGTACTTCCCCTCTATAGAAGCAAAATATGGTTTTCCAATTAAGCATTGGCTTGATCTTCTGGCAACTCAGAATGAACTAAGGCATATGGAGATGGTTGCTTGGCTAAAGAGTGAGCACGGATTAGGACACGGTCATGCTAATGCACTGGTTGCGCACTTTCGTAGCCAGAATGGCACTTGA
- a CDS encoding DUF962 domain-containing protein codes for MNDRQSATEQRFSSFSEFYPFYLEQHSNIVCRRLHVVGTSLSILTLIYLLVSQLWAFLPLALVVGYAFAWVGHFFFEHNRPATFTHPLYSLMGDFVMLRDVFLGRIKI; via the coding sequence ATGAACGACCGCCAATCTGCTACTGAACAGCGTTTCAGCTCTTTCAGCGAGTTTTATCCTTTTTATCTTGAGCAGCACAGCAATATAGTTTGCCGTCGTTTGCATGTTGTGGGCACCAGTCTTTCGATACTTACATTGATTTATTTACTGGTGTCACAGCTGTGGGCGTTCTTGCCGTTAGCGCTGGTGGTGGGTTATGCCTTCGCTTGGGTGGGGCACTTTTTCTTTGAACACAATCGACCGGCTACCTTTACCCATCCGCTGTACAGTTTGATGGGGGATTTTGTGATGTTACGGGATGTGTTTTTAGGTCGTATCAAAATCTGA